A section of the Triticum dicoccoides isolate Atlit2015 ecotype Zavitan chromosome 7A, WEW_v2.0, whole genome shotgun sequence genome encodes:
- the LOC119329293 gene encoding probable protein phosphatase 2C 58, which translates to MGVYLSTPKTEKLSEDGENDKLKFGLSSMQGWRANMEDAHSALLDIDEDTSFFGVFDGHGGKVVAKFCAKYLHREVLKSEVYLAGDLGAAVHGAFFRMDEMMRGQRGWRELQALGDKINQFTGMIEGLIWSPRGSDSNDRHDDWAFEEGPHSDFSGPTCGSTACVAMLRNSQLVVANAGDSRCVISRNGQAYNLSRDHKPELEAERERILKAGGYIQMGRVNGTINLSRAIGDMEFKQNKFLSPDKQMLTANPDVNTVELCDDDDFLVLACDGIWDCMSSQQLVDFIHEHLKTESSLSAVCEKVLDRCLAPSTLGGEGCDNMTMILVQFKKPIDHGKNAGGGEQSAVGDKNVSAGEQSAVADKSASASDQSAVEDKNASVVDNQLSGQEC; encoded by the exons ATGGGAGTTTACCTTAGTACCCCCAAAACTGAGAAGCTATCTGAAGATGGGGAAAATGATAAGCTTAAATTTGGACTTTCATCTATGCAAGGGTGGCGTGCGAATATGGAAGATGCT CATTCAGCCTTGCTAGATATCGATGAGGACACATCGTTCTTCGGTGTTTTTGATGGACATGGAG GAAAAGTGGTTGCCAAATTCTGTGCAAAATATCTACACAGGGAAGTTCTCAAAAGTGAAGTTTATTTAGCTGGTGACCTGGGAGCTGCTGTCCATGGAGCTTTCTTCAG AATGGATGAGATGATGCGGGGTCAAAGAGGCTGGCGAGAACTACAGGCACTTGGAGATAAAATAAACCAGTTTACTGGCATGATAGAGGGGCTGATCTGGTCTCCGAGAGGCAGTGATTCAAATGATCGACATGATGATTGGGCTTTTGAGGAG GGACCTCACTCTGATTTTAGCGGGCCAACCTGTGGGAGTACAGCCTGTGTTGCAATGTTAAGGAATAGTCAACTTGTTGTGGCAAACGCCGGAGATTCCCGCTGTGTTATCTCAAGGAATGGCCAG GCATACAATTTATCAAGAGATCACAAACCAGAGCTTGAAGCAGAGAGAGAACGGATATTGAAAGCAGGGGGTTACATCCAAATGGGGCGAGTAAATGGAACTATAAACTTGTCAAGGGCAATTG GAGATATGGAATTTAAACAGAATAAATTCTTGTCTCCTGATAAGCAAATGTTGACAGCAAACCCTGACGTAAACACT GTCGAGCTTTGTGATGATGATGACTTTCTTGTTTTAGCATGTGATGGCATTTG GGACTGCATGTCGAGCCAACAGCTGGTCGATTTCATCCATGAGCACCTAAAGACA GAGAGCAGCCTTTCTGCAGTGTGTGAAAAGGTGCTCGATAGATGCCTGGCTCCATCAACATTAGGTGGAGAAGGATGCGACAACATGACGATGATCCTAGTGCAGTTCAAGAAGCCAATTGACCATGGCAAGAATGCCGGTGGTGGTGAACAATCAGCTGTTGGGGATAAGAATGTAAGTGCTGGTGAACAATCAGCGGTCGCGGATAAGAGTGCTAGTGCTAGTGATCAATCAGCTGTCGAGGACAAGAATGCTAGTGTGGTGGACAATCAGCTGTCGGGACAAGAATGCTAG